One Gammaproteobacteria bacterium genomic window carries:
- a CDS encoding DsrE/DsrF/DrsH-like family protein, whose amino-acid sequence MDSKRLTIIATKGTLDWAYPPFILASTAAALGYQVTMFFTFYGLQLLKKKLDLKVSPLGNPGMPMPMAMNKWFPVLGTAMPGMETMMTAMMKNTIKSKGVATIEELRDLCLEADAKLIGCQMTIDLFDMKREDFIDNIDIGGAATYFEHAGEANVNLFI is encoded by the coding sequence GTGGATTCCAAAAGACTGACCATCATAGCAACAAAAGGCACACTTGACTGGGCTTACCCGCCCTTCATTCTAGCCTCGACCGCTGCGGCACTGGGCTACCAGGTGACCATGTTTTTTACCTTTTACGGACTGCAACTGCTCAAGAAAAAGCTCGACCTTAAAGTCAGCCCTCTCGGCAATCCCGGCATGCCCATGCCGATGGCTATGAACAAGTGGTTCCCGGTTCTGGGTACAGCCATGCCCGGGATGGAAACAATGATGACTGCCATGATGAAAAATACCATCAAGTCAAAAGGCGTGGCCACGATTGAAGAGCTTCGGGATTTGTGTCTCGAAGCTGATGCAAAACTGATCGGTTGTCAGATGACCATCGATTTATTTGACATGAAGCGAGAAGATTTTATCGATAACATCGACATCGGCGGGGCTGCGACCTACTTCGAACACGCTGGAGAAGCTAACGTCAATCTGTTTATTTAG
- the nrfD gene encoding polysulfide reductase NrfD, with the protein MENIRFQALAGSHTGYRLLLWLLIILIGAGLIAAHHIESQGHWVTGMDNRVVWGLPHVFAIFLILSASGALNTASISSVFSGSDYRPWARLSGLLAVALLTGGLAVLVLDLGRPDRLVVAMTYYNFRSVFAWNIFLYTGFVLVVLAYLWVMMTPGMHGYVRSVGVFALIWRLILTSGTGAIFGFLVARDAYDTAILAPLFILMSLSLGMAVFWVTILTMCRWNGYRVSSELSEKLRRLSALFILGVLYLVALHHLTNLYMAHHLGIERFLLVDGGVYPWLFWLGFVLCGGIVPVWWFLDRRFCAPAWSLTAALMVIVGGLCHLYVIIIGAQAYPLRLVSGYRVDSGHYDGEITHYLPTLPELALGIGGVSLALLLTVLAVRALPFLPTVTGPLPGSNRA; encoded by the coding sequence ATGGAGAACATTCGGTTTCAGGCTCTCGCAGGCTCCCACACCGGCTACCGGCTGTTGTTGTGGCTGTTGATTATTCTGATCGGCGCCGGGTTGATTGCAGCGCATCACATTGAATCCCAAGGCCATTGGGTGACGGGGATGGACAACCGGGTGGTCTGGGGATTACCTCATGTGTTTGCGATATTCCTGATTCTATCCGCTTCAGGTGCGCTTAATACCGCATCGATCAGTTCGGTGTTTAGTGGTTCGGATTACCGGCCATGGGCGCGGCTATCCGGTCTGTTGGCGGTTGCATTGCTGACCGGCGGATTGGCGGTGCTTGTTTTGGACTTAGGCCGACCCGACCGACTGGTTGTGGCGATGACGTATTACAACTTCAGGTCGGTGTTCGCCTGGAATATATTCCTGTACACCGGTTTTGTGCTGGTGGTGCTGGCTTATCTGTGGGTGATGATGACGCCGGGAATGCACGGTTATGTCAGATCGGTGGGGGTGTTCGCTTTGATTTGGCGGTTGATCTTAACCTCCGGCACCGGGGCGATATTCGGGTTTCTTGTTGCGCGGGATGCCTATGACACGGCGATTTTGGCGCCCCTTTTCATTCTGATGTCCCTGTCACTGGGAATGGCTGTTTTCTGGGTGACAATCCTGACAATGTGTCGCTGGAACGGTTACCGGGTTTCATCTGAACTGTCAGAAAAACTCCGTCGGCTCTCTGCGCTGTTTATCCTCGGTGTATTGTATCTGGTGGCGTTGCACCATCTGACCAATCTTTATATGGCACATCACCTCGGGATAGAACGATTCCTGCTCGTTGATGGTGGTGTCTACCCCTGGCTGTTCTGGCTGGGGTTCGTGCTGTGCGGGGGGATTGTTCCCGTCTGGTGGTTTTTGGATCGTCGTTTCTGTGCCCCAGCCTGGTCACTGACAGCCGCGCTGATGGTGATTGTGGGCGGTTTGTGCCATCTTTATGTCATTATTATCGGCGCGCAGGCCTACCCCTTGCGCCTGGTGTCCGGTTATCGCGTCGACAGTGGACATTACGATGGTGAAATTACGCACTACCTACCCACCCTGCCGGAACTGGCATTGGGTATTGGCGGGGTGAGCCTCGCCTTGTTGCTGACTGTGTTGGCTGTTCGTGCCCTGCCATTTTTGCCCACGGTAACCGGGCCACTGCCCGGATCGAACCGGGCTTAA
- the ptsP gene encoding phosphoenolpyruvate--protein phosphotransferase gives MLSLNGTGIGNGLTFGRAVVLDRWRRTTPDYNIPQESVDTEIDRFRTALANVKAQLRGLENTLPPDAPPETVAFIEVHLLMLDDPVISEQPVASIRRDRKNAESALKTHADTLVAFFDRIEDPYLRSKKNDVHQIVDRVMNELLGLALSEPAQLSSRLDGQIIVTNDLTPAETVSLHQRGVSAFITSLGGPISHTAILARSLHIPAVVGLHSAIRYIRNDDVLIIDAANDTVIVAPDEDTLANFHQRQKAHVQHTAKLALLSDRPAVTQDGINVKLLANIEFPEDLPGLASVGAEGVGLYRTEFLFMNRPEPPTEDEQYEAYCQVLDSVSGAVTIRTLDLGADKQVDGGRADGEKTINPALGLRAIRLCLNEPTLFKPQLRAIFRAASRGDARIMIPMISSLDELDQALELVRETCRELEKESKMFNPDVPIGGMIEVPAAAIAADLFARKLKFLSIGTNDLIQYTLAVDRIDDEVNYLYDPLHPSVLRLIHQVIEAGNHAGIPVAMCGEMAGDPVFTRLLLGLGLREFSMEASSLPGIKQRILESRINELENFSRQTLDCLDKASLRRMVDQLNHTLEKPA, from the coding sequence GTGTTATCGCTTAATGGCACCGGTATTGGAAACGGGCTGACCTTCGGTCGTGCTGTCGTACTTGACCGCTGGAGACGGACAACCCCCGACTACAATATTCCCCAGGAGTCGGTAGACACCGAGATTGATCGATTCAGAACGGCGCTGGCCAACGTCAAAGCACAGCTGCGCGGGTTGGAAAATACCCTCCCCCCTGATGCGCCACCGGAAACAGTCGCGTTTATTGAGGTCCATCTGCTGATGCTCGATGACCCGGTGATTTCGGAACAACCGGTTGCGTCGATACGCCGAGACCGGAAAAATGCTGAAAGTGCGCTGAAAACGCACGCCGACACGCTGGTCGCATTCTTCGACCGGATCGAAGACCCTTACCTGAGAAGCAAGAAAAACGACGTTCACCAAATCGTAGATCGAGTGATGAACGAGTTGCTCGGGCTGGCGCTTTCCGAACCCGCGCAATTAAGCTCACGTCTTGATGGCCAGATTATTGTCACAAACGATCTGACACCTGCAGAGACTGTATCCTTGCATCAGCGGGGTGTCAGTGCTTTCATCACCAGCCTAGGCGGACCTATTTCACACACTGCCATCCTCGCTCGCAGTCTGCATATACCTGCCGTGGTCGGCTTGCACAGCGCGATCCGTTATATCCGGAACGATGACGTGCTGATCATTGATGCTGCCAACGACACGGTCATCGTCGCACCAGACGAGGACACTCTGGCCAATTTCCACCAGCGTCAGAAGGCCCATGTCCAACATACGGCAAAGCTTGCCCTGCTGAGTGACCGGCCAGCTGTCACGCAGGACGGCATTAACGTGAAACTCCTGGCCAACATCGAATTCCCTGAAGATCTGCCTGGTTTGGCGTCGGTCGGGGCAGAAGGTGTTGGCCTTTATCGCACTGAGTTTCTGTTCATGAACCGTCCTGAACCACCAACTGAAGATGAACAGTACGAAGCTTATTGCCAGGTTCTTGATTCAGTATCGGGGGCAGTCACCATACGGACTCTGGATCTCGGTGCTGACAAGCAGGTGGATGGCGGCCGTGCCGATGGCGAAAAAACGATTAATCCTGCGCTGGGTCTTAGGGCAATACGCCTGTGTCTCAACGAACCTACTTTGTTCAAACCCCAGTTACGCGCAATCTTTCGTGCTGCCTCACGCGGTGACGCTAGAATCATGATCCCTATGATTTCCAGTCTTGATGAGCTTGATCAGGCTCTGGAACTGGTCCGCGAGACCTGTCGGGAGTTGGAGAAGGAGAGTAAAATGTTCAATCCAGACGTTCCCATCGGCGGCATGATCGAAGTACCCGCAGCTGCAATCGCCGCCGACCTGTTTGCCCGGAAGCTTAAGTTTCTGTCTATAGGGACCAACGATTTGATCCAGTACACACTGGCCGTCGACAGAATAGATGACGAGGTCAACTATTTGTACGATCCGCTACACCCGTCGGTCTTACGCCTCATCCATCAGGTCATTGAGGCAGGAAACCACGCCGGAATTCCCGTGGCGATGTGCGGTGAAATGGCAGGGGACCCCGTCTTTACACGACTGCTGCTCGGTCTGGGTCTGCGTGAGTTCAGTATGGAGGCATCCAGCCTACCGGGCATCAAACAACGAATTTTAGAGAGTCGTATTAATGAGCTTGAAAACTTCTCCCGCCAGACCCTGGACTGTCTAGACAAGGCATCGCTACGGCGCATGGTCGACCAGCTCAACCACACTCTGGAAAAGCCAGCATGA
- the tusD gene encoding sulfurtransferase complex subunit TusD, whose translation MKFSVMVNEGPYTHQAADTAYHFTRAALNAGHEIFRVFFYHDGVYNGTRMTTPPQDDRHIVDRWSELAHDHDIDLVVCVAAAQRRGILDKDEAKRNGKDGDNIAPGFRISGLGQLIEAGIEADRLLVFGD comes from the coding sequence ATGAAATTCTCTGTCATGGTCAATGAGGGGCCGTACACCCATCAGGCCGCTGATACGGCGTATCACTTTACTCGGGCAGCGCTCAATGCTGGCCACGAAATTTTCCGAGTGTTTTTCTATCACGACGGTGTTTACAATGGCACGCGGATGACGACCCCGCCCCAGGATGATCGTCATATCGTAGACCGGTGGAGCGAACTGGCGCACGATCATGACATCGACCTGGTGGTCTGTGTCGCCGCGGCCCAGCGCCGTGGTATCCTGGATAAAGACGAAGCCAAACGCAACGGCAAAGATGGCGACAATATCGCACCGGGTTTCCGCATATCAGGCCTGGGCCAGCTGATCGAGGCCGGCATTGAAGCAGATCGACTGCTGGTCTTCGGCGACTGA
- a CDS encoding respiratory nitrate reductase subunit gamma has translation MILGTVYAFLFLVAALCLVVGVALRVIRYGRTPAPLVIPITPAPTTTGGVVARMFREVVLFESLFKASKWTWLFGWLFHFGLLVALLRHLRYFTEPVWQWVELIQWVGLYGGGVMLFGLLGLSARRFLVDRVRYISAPSDHLMLVLLGAIAGSGFAIKYGVHSDIVALKAFTLGLVAFDWQPLPAEPLLLIHLTLVIFLMVIFPFSKLLHAPGVFFSPTLTMKDTPREKRHSAPWADEINRLTRR, from the coding sequence TTGATTCTGGGCACTGTCTATGCCTTTCTGTTTCTCGTGGCAGCACTCTGTCTCGTTGTGGGTGTGGCTTTGCGAGTTATCCGCTACGGCAGGACACCGGCACCACTGGTTATTCCAATCACGCCGGCGCCAACGACGACTGGCGGTGTTGTCGCCCGGATGTTTCGCGAGGTCGTGTTGTTCGAGAGCCTTTTCAAAGCAAGCAAGTGGACCTGGCTGTTCGGCTGGTTGTTTCATTTCGGGTTGCTGGTTGCTCTGCTGCGCCATTTACGCTACTTCACGGAACCCGTGTGGCAGTGGGTCGAATTGATCCAATGGGTAGGCCTCTACGGGGGTGGGGTGATGCTGTTTGGTTTGCTGGGGCTGTCGGCCCGTCGTTTTCTGGTCGATCGGGTTCGCTACATTAGTGCGCCGTCGGATCACCTGATGCTGGTACTGCTGGGAGCCATCGCAGGTTCGGGGTTTGCCATTAAATACGGCGTTCATTCCGACATCGTCGCACTTAAAGCGTTTACTCTCGGGCTGGTGGCATTCGACTGGCAGCCGTTGCCGGCTGAGCCTTTGTTGCTGATCCACCTGACACTGGTCATCTTTTTGATGGTCATATTTCCGTTCAGCAAGCTCCTCCATGCACCAGGTGTTTTTTTTAGTCCCACCCTTACGATGAAAGATACGCCCCGGGAAAAACGCCACAGCGCGCCGTGGGCAGACGAAATCAACCGGTTAACCCGACGGTAG
- a CDS encoding sulfurtransferase TusA family protein translates to MSNFDQELDARGLNCPLPILRAKKTLNTMIGGQILKIMATDPGSVKDFEAFAKQTGNELLDSSELDGEFHFMLKKIA, encoded by the coding sequence ATGTCCAACTTTGACCAGGAACTCGATGCGCGCGGACTCAACTGCCCCCTGCCCATCCTCAGGGCCAAAAAAACCCTGAACACAATGATCGGTGGTCAGATTCTGAAGATTATGGCGACCGACCCCGGATCCGTAAAAGACTTTGAGGCATTCGCAAAACAGACCGGCAACGAACTGCTGGACTCTTCAGAACTCGACGGCGAGTTCCACTTCATGCTGAAAAAAATCGCTTGA
- a CDS encoding 4Fe-4S dicluster domain-containing protein: MTDPVNNKPRRRFLGGTGAGAALLAIAPGVKLVDLALARDEDEPASAETRWGLLVDANRCATDCRACVSACEDEHALAKTGRKPLDPQWIRKVELVDESSDRSVSLPLMCQHCEDPPCVDVCPTGASFRRADGIVLVDKHTCIGCRYCMMACPFNARSFVHEDVTGQKSYSPRGKGTVESCTLCVHRVDQDRTPACVESCAVDGGGALAFGDLSDAESTVSKTVRSQPHRGLRPDLELNTGVRYRGV, encoded by the coding sequence ATGACGGACCCTGTAAACAACAAACCACGGCGTCGTTTCCTCGGTGGAACTGGTGCGGGCGCTGCCCTCCTGGCGATTGCGCCGGGCGTAAAACTTGTAGACCTCGCGCTGGCGAGAGATGAAGATGAACCCGCGTCGGCAGAAACCCGTTGGGGGCTTCTGGTCGATGCCAACCGATGTGCCACCGACTGCCGGGCCTGTGTGTCGGCCTGTGAAGACGAGCACGCACTGGCTAAGACCGGAAGAAAACCGCTGGATCCGCAATGGATCCGCAAGGTTGAACTGGTCGATGAATCCAGCGATCGGTCAGTATCCCTGCCACTGATGTGCCAGCACTGCGAGGACCCACCTTGTGTTGATGTTTGTCCCACCGGTGCGTCTTTCAGGCGAGCAGACGGCATAGTGCTGGTGGATAAACATACCTGTATCGGTTGCCGTTACTGCATGATGGCTTGCCCATTCAACGCAAGGTCCTTTGTCCACGAGGATGTGACCGGACAGAAAAGCTATTCTCCGCGCGGTAAGGGCACGGTTGAGAGTTGTACCCTGTGTGTCCACCGGGTAGACCAGGATCGTACGCCAGCCTGTGTTGAAAGTTGTGCTGTCGATGGGGGGGGTGCACTCGCTTTTGGCGATCTCTCTGATGCGGAAAGTACCGTGTCAAAAACTGTGCGTTCACAACCCCACCGGGGACTACGGCCGGACCTTGAGCTGAACACCGGTGTGCGCTACCGCGGGGTTTAG
- a CDS encoding TusE/DsrC/DsvC family sulfur relay protein, translating into MAFEVNGKTYETDEEGYLANLSDWNADVADRMATADDCDLSEYHWEVINFLRDYYEEYQIAPAVRVLTKAIGKRLGKDKGNSKYLYELFPYGPAKQACKYAGLPKPTGCV; encoded by the coding sequence TTGGCATTTGAAGTCAATGGTAAAACCTACGAGACAGACGAGGAAGGCTATCTCGCTAACTTGAGTGACTGGAACGCTGACGTTGCCGACCGTATGGCGACTGCGGATGATTGCGATCTCAGTGAATACCACTGGGAAGTCATCAATTTTCTGCGTGATTACTACGAGGAGTATCAGATCGCTCCAGCAGTGCGGGTCCTGACCAAAGCTATCGGTAAACGATTGGGCAAAGATAAAGGCAACAGTAAATATCTCTATGAACTGTTCCCCTATGGCCCGGCCAAACAGGCCTGTAAGTATGCGGGCCTGCCCAAGCCAACCGGCTGCGTCTAA
- a CDS encoding S24 family peptidase, with translation MSNCASSEPYALQVLGDSMAPEFPDGCVVVSEPGGAVHDGCYVIADYKGEIILRQLRLTAGEWHLEPLNPKYPRFKIDGPENIRGIVIQRAGRRRVDRRSYL, from the coding sequence ATGAGCAATTGTGCCAGCAGTGAACCCTATGCGTTGCAGGTGCTCGGCGACAGTATGGCACCTGAGTTCCCTGACGGCTGCGTGGTGGTGTCAGAACCGGGTGGCGCCGTACATGACGGTTGCTATGTGATTGCTGACTACAAAGGTGAGATTATTCTCAGGCAGCTGCGTCTCACAGCTGGCGAATGGCACCTCGAACCTCTCAATCCTAAATACCCGCGCTTCAAGATAGACGGCCCAGAAAATATCCGCGGTATTGTCATTCAACGCGCGGGCCGCCGCCGTGTTGATCGACGATCCTACCTGTAG
- a CDS encoding Hdr-like menaquinol oxidoreductase cytochrome c subunit, whose translation MTHRFVIGSLMIVSLTASSIADVTMPSYPKGKGERCVEPTDIMRRDHFEYLMHHRKISVHLGVRSKRHSLVGCVDCHASQADNGAYIPVNAPGQFCSSCHTYTAVKIDCFSCHAAVPDDVEKQ comes from the coding sequence ATGACTCATCGTTTTGTCATTGGGTCATTGATGATCGTCAGTCTTACCGCCTCGAGCATCGCTGACGTGACCATGCCTTCCTATCCGAAAGGCAAGGGCGAGCGCTGTGTGGAGCCGACCGACATCATGCGTCGAGATCATTTTGAGTACCTGATGCACCATCGGAAGATTTCGGTGCACTTGGGCGTGCGATCTAAACGACACAGCCTGGTGGGCTGTGTGGACTGTCATGCATCCCAGGCAGATAATGGTGCCTACATTCCGGTAAATGCACCGGGACAATTCTGCAGCAGCTGTCATACCTACACGGCGGTTAAGATCGATTGTTTCAGTTGCCATGCTGCGGTGCCTGATGATGTGGAGAAACAGTGA
- a CDS encoding (Fe-S)-binding protein has protein sequence MAKHEFSIPVVKVTLETPPLQPAAMAHSSPFVAKAEHQEPLGFPGELVDNWKTVALDKMEELLGKYRALPVFLDSCVKCGACTDKCHYYLGTGDPKNMPVARQDLLRSVYRRYFTVAGKYFPKLVGAVELTEEVIDDWYRYYHQCSECRRCAVYCPFGIDTAEITMAGREILASIGVGQKYANEIIGKVHKIGNNLGLPEPALVDTLEGLEEEVEEEINVPVKFPLNQTGAEVLLVIPSADFFAEPHVYGLIGYAKVFHQAGISWTLSSYASEAANFGIFIGNYENMQKIAERIRQAALDLGVKRIVVGECGHAWRVAYSFWNTLIGPFDFLDPAYPAPQHVCELTYDLLQQGQLKLDPAQNDDKVVTFHDSCNVSRGSRMGDTPGGQFTIPRALIRSACSHFVDMAPETTHEHTFCCGGGGGLLTDDLLELRIKGALPRVSALKRVIEENGVTHMAAICAICKSQFSKVLPEYGMGMDMVVGVHQLIGDALVFEPAQ, from the coding sequence ATGGCGAAACACGAATTCTCCATCCCTGTTGTCAAGGTGACCCTCGAGACCCCGCCATTACAGCCGGCAGCCATGGCACACAGCAGTCCCTTTGTTGCCAAGGCCGAGCATCAGGAACCATTGGGATTCCCCGGCGAGCTGGTTGACAACTGGAAAACGGTCGCCCTTGACAAAATGGAGGAACTGCTCGGCAAGTATCGTGCACTGCCGGTATTTCTTGATTCGTGCGTGAAGTGTGGTGCCTGCACGGACAAGTGCCACTATTACCTGGGGACCGGTGATCCCAAGAATATGCCCGTCGCCCGGCAAGATCTTTTACGCAGCGTCTATCGTCGCTATTTCACAGTTGCCGGCAAGTACTTTCCGAAGCTGGTGGGCGCAGTCGAGTTGACCGAGGAAGTCATTGATGACTGGTACCGTTACTACCATCAATGTTCCGAATGTCGACGTTGTGCGGTTTACTGTCCATTCGGTATTGATACGGCAGAGATCACGATGGCCGGTCGCGAAATTCTGGCCTCGATCGGTGTGGGGCAGAAGTATGCCAACGAAATTATCGGCAAGGTGCACAAAATCGGGAACAACCTGGGGCTGCCGGAACCCGCGCTTGTCGATACGCTCGAAGGCCTGGAAGAGGAAGTCGAGGAAGAGATCAATGTGCCCGTCAAATTCCCGTTGAACCAGACGGGTGCGGAGGTGCTGCTGGTGATACCGTCTGCTGATTTTTTTGCCGAGCCCCATGTGTATGGTCTTATTGGCTATGCCAAGGTCTTTCATCAGGCAGGAATCAGCTGGACCCTGAGTTCTTATGCATCAGAAGCTGCAAACTTTGGTATTTTTATCGGCAACTACGAAAACATGCAAAAGATCGCCGAACGTATTCGTCAAGCCGCGCTCGATCTCGGTGTAAAACGGATTGTGGTGGGTGAATGTGGTCACGCCTGGCGTGTTGCTTACAGTTTCTGGAACACGCTGATCGGACCATTCGATTTTCTAGATCCGGCATATCCCGCTCCCCAACATGTCTGTGAGCTGACGTATGACCTACTACAACAGGGTCAACTCAAGCTCGATCCGGCGCAGAATGATGACAAGGTGGTGACATTCCATGATTCGTGCAATGTCTCGCGAGGCTCGCGCATGGGCGACACGCCTGGAGGACAGTTCACTATTCCCAGAGCACTGATCAGGTCGGCCTGCTCGCATTTTGTTGACATGGCACCTGAGACCACCCACGAACACACATTTTGTTGCGGCGGCGGCGGCGGGTTGCTCACCGATGATCTTCTCGAACTCAGGATAAAGGGAGCCCTACCTCGTGTGAGTGCCCTAAAGCGGGTTATCGAGGAAAACGGTGTGACGCACATGGCGGCCATCTGTGCAATCTGCAAGAGCCAGTTCAGCAAAGTATTGCCGGAATATGGCATGGGTATGGACATGGTGGTGGGTGTTCACCAGTTGATCGGTGATGCGCTCGTGTTTGAACCGGCCCAATAA
- a CDS encoding M48 family metalloprotease, whose product MKPSLPKALLQTSCCLIFVAVAVLRCPLAGGDELTRLDGDALKVVVTAEEQALGREFIRLARTRLRLIEDPLLVNSVDRIGARLGQGLNVEPGVIGFHLVDNPAINGFAGPGGQIVLFTGLIATAETEAEFASVIAHELAHVTQRHLPRMIERARKRQIPATAGLIAGILLGGQAGAATMAATNAAALSDQLSYTRTFEREADAIGLRILSTAGYEPQAMARFIQRLAQDTRFQVNETPEYFRTHPLSLNRIAEIESRVVGHPQEATSQTLEYLLLRARALARYGADAEHLAATFQSQAGADIPEVASAGRYGLMLSGLRTGAYNQSVELALSLRAQSPKNIFYVVGLAESLQATGDLNSALKLLAEATTTVPDDPVVASYYADMLIKAGKPDQAKPVIRAGLRALPHSMRLFKLLARAEGELGRTAESFQALAEYHYLSGELQTALAKLTAALQYAQASAYLTASITARRSEILQEVEQDD is encoded by the coding sequence GTGAAACCATCTCTTCCCAAGGCGCTATTGCAGACCAGTTGCTGTTTGATTTTCGTCGCTGTGGCGGTGTTGCGCTGCCCACTGGCTGGCGGCGATGAACTGACCCGACTGGATGGTGATGCGCTGAAGGTGGTGGTCACTGCCGAAGAACAGGCGTTAGGCCGCGAATTCATCCGTCTGGCCCGCACGCGCTTGCGCTTGATTGAAGACCCTTTGTTGGTGAACAGTGTGGACCGAATTGGAGCTCGCTTGGGTCAGGGCCTGAACGTTGAGCCGGGCGTCATCGGGTTCCATCTGGTCGATAACCCCGCGATCAATGGCTTCGCGGGTCCGGGCGGTCAGATCGTTTTGTTTACGGGTCTGATTGCAACCGCTGAAACCGAGGCAGAATTTGCCTCGGTGATCGCCCATGAACTGGCCCATGTTACCCAGCGCCACTTACCGCGAATGATCGAACGTGCTCGCAAGCGGCAGATACCTGCGACGGCTGGCCTGATCGCTGGAATTCTTCTTGGGGGTCAGGCCGGTGCGGCCACTATGGCGGCGACCAATGCCGCAGCCCTGTCGGATCAGTTGAGCTATACCCGCACATTTGAACGTGAAGCAGATGCCATAGGTTTAAGAATACTCAGTACCGCAGGCTACGAACCGCAGGCGATGGCGCGGTTTATCCAGCGTTTGGCACAAGACACCCGGTTTCAGGTAAACGAGACACCCGAATATTTTCGCACCCACCCGCTGTCACTCAACCGGATCGCAGAAATCGAATCACGTGTGGTAGGTCATCCTCAGGAAGCAACATCACAGACGCTAGAGTATCTGCTTTTGCGGGCGAGAGCGTTGGCGAGATACGGCGCGGATGCAGAACATCTGGCCGCCACTTTTCAAAGCCAGGCGGGAGCGGACATTCCAGAGGTGGCAAGTGCTGGTCGTTATGGCCTGATGCTCAGCGGCCTGCGTACAGGGGCCTATAATCAGTCCGTTGAGCTGGCCCTGTCACTGCGGGCGCAGTCACCCAAGAATATTTTTTATGTGGTGGGCTTGGCCGAGTCACTGCAGGCGACGGGTGATCTTAACAGTGCCTTGAAGCTGCTCGCTGAAGCGACGACGACGGTACCGGATGATCCAGTAGTTGCGAGTTATTATGCCGATATGTTGATCAAGGCCGGCAAACCTGATCAGGCCAAACCGGTGATTCGTGCCGGACTTCGGGCCTTACCACACAGCATGCGACTGTTCAAACTGTTGGCACGCGCTGAAGGCGAACTCGGCCGCACCGCAGAATCGTTTCAGGCACTTGCTGAATACCACTATCTTTCAGGCGAATTGCAGACAGCGCTGGCCAAGTTGACAGCTGCGCTGCAGTACGCGCAAGCGAGCGCTTATTTGACGGCGAGTATTACTGCTCGGCGATCTGAGATATTGCAAGAAGTCGAGCAGGACGACTGA
- the tusC gene encoding sulfurtransferase complex subunit TusC translates to MKKFMYVNRHAPHGTIYPLEGLEVVLIGAAFDQDVSMAFIGDGVFQLNKGQDTADSGMKNVAPTYGALGDYEVTKLYVEQESLDERGLELNDLMNLTWEDEEEDWAEKPSIRVVSRAQLSDLLEQQDVILNF, encoded by the coding sequence ATGAAAAAATTCATGTACGTCAATCGCCACGCTCCCCACGGGACCATCTATCCGCTTGAAGGTCTTGAAGTGGTGCTCATTGGTGCCGCTTTCGATCAGGACGTCAGCATGGCGTTTATTGGTGACGGCGTGTTCCAGCTCAATAAGGGCCAGGACACTGCCGATTCAGGCATGAAGAATGTTGCGCCCACCTACGGTGCATTGGGCGATTATGAGGTCACCAAGCTGTACGTGGAGCAGGAATCGCTCGACGAAAGAGGCCTAGAATTAAATGATCTGATGAATCTGACTTGGGAAGATGAAGAAGAGGACTGGGCGGAAAAACCGTCGATCCGGGTGGTCAGCCGAGCACAGCTATCAGACCTGCTTGAACAACAGGATGTGATTCTGAATTTCTAG
- the tusB gene encoding sulfurtransferase complex subunit TusB encodes MTMLHTVNKSPFDSHSLQTCLGLAKSGSDILLIEDAVYAAMSGTAVTSMVEAAMASSTIYALEPDLKARGIGSEKMISGINLVGYDGFVELAVTNDKVQSWL; translated from the coding sequence ATGACGATGCTGCACACGGTCAACAAGTCGCCATTCGACAGTCACAGTCTACAGACCTGTCTGGGACTAGCCAAATCAGGCAGCGATATCCTGCTGATAGAAGATGCAGTGTATGCGGCAATGTCCGGTACAGCTGTGACGTCGATGGTCGAAGCCGCGATGGCCTCCTCCACCATTTACGCGCTGGAGCCGGATCTCAAGGCGCGCGGAATCGGATCCGAGAAGATGATCAGCGGTATAAATCTCGTTGGCTACGACGGATTTGTGGAACTTGCGGTAACCAACGATAAAGTGCAGAGCTGGTTGTAG